A genomic window from Pseudonocardia broussonetiae includes:
- a CDS encoding LytR C-terminal domain-containing protein — translation MTAPAPSGGPSPLRIGGLALLGVGAVAGIIGLATLATGGGDGSSSAAPSTSVTASPGDGFTETDGVTPPGGVVPTDGAAPGEPGATPGQPGATPGQPGGVPGQPGDANGDGTGDGAGGVPIPSFGPTPTGGIAAPGDGSGGTGGTGGTGTGGTGGGSGTGSGSGGAAGGAAGGGSAVGGGGGGAESVRMPLRVYNNSTIPGLAARAAADFEAAGWTVTDTGGYNGLIPTSTVYYRAGTAERDAAEFLGSAFGLRVEERFEGIQSSSPGVIVILTKDYQGA, via the coding sequence GTGACCGCACCCGCCCCGTCCGGGGGCCCGTCGCCCCTGCGGATCGGCGGTCTCGCCCTGCTCGGGGTGGGGGCCGTCGCCGGCATCATCGGCCTGGCCACGCTCGCCACCGGCGGTGGCGACGGCAGCTCCAGCGCCGCGCCCTCCACCAGCGTCACCGCGTCCCCGGGCGACGGCTTCACCGAGACCGACGGCGTCACGCCCCCCGGCGGCGTCGTCCCCACCGACGGCGCCGCGCCCGGTGAGCCGGGTGCCACCCCCGGTCAGCCCGGGGCCACGCCCGGTCAGCCCGGGGGCGTGCCCGGACAGCCGGGCGACGCGAACGGCGACGGCACCGGCGACGGCGCGGGCGGAGTCCCGATCCCCTCCTTCGGCCCCACCCCCACCGGCGGCATCGCCGCACCCGGCGACGGCAGCGGCGGCACGGGCGGCACCGGCGGGACGGGGACCGGCGGCACCGGCGGCGGGTCGGGCACCGGCAGCGGCTCGGGCGGTGCCGCGGGCGGCGCGGCCGGCGGCGGCAGCGCGGTCGGCGGCGGTGGCGGCGGCGCCGAGAGCGTCCGCATGCCGCTGCGCGTCTACAACAACAGCACGATCCCCGGGCTCGCGGCCCGCGCCGCCGCCGACTTCGAGGCGGCCGGCTGGACCGTCACCGACACCGGCGGCTACAACGGCCTCATCCCCACCTCGACCGTGTACTACCGCGCCGGCACCGCCGAGCGCGACGCCGCCGAGTTCCTGGGCTCCGCGTTCGGCCTGCGGGTCGAGGAGCGCTTCGAGGGCATCCAGAGCTCGAGCCCGGGCGTCATCGTCATCCTGACGAAGGACTACCAGGGCGCCTGA
- a CDS encoding DUF3263 domain-containing protein: protein MESATEASGVSATGSTARALDRREREILAFEGQWWKYAGAKEQAIRELFDMSATRYYQVLNALVDKPEALAADPLLVKRLRRLRASRQRTRAARRLGIEPW from the coding sequence ATGGAGTCCGCCACCGAAGCCAGTGGGGTGTCCGCCACGGGCAGCACCGCCCGTGCCCTGGACCGCCGGGAGCGCGAGATCCTCGCCTTCGAGGGTCAGTGGTGGAAGTACGCGGGCGCCAAGGAACAGGCGATCCGCGAACTCTTCGACATGTCCGCGACACGCTACTACCAGGTCCTCAACGCGCTCGTCGACAAGCCGGAGGCGCTCGCCGCCGACCCGCTGCTCGTCAAGCGCCTGCGACGACTCCGTGCGAGTCGTCAGCGCACCCGTGCGGCGCGTCGGCTGGGCATCGAGCCCTGGTAG
- a CDS encoding peptide deformylase: MAVRAIRIIGDPVLHTPTRPVETFDDALKALVEDMFETMEAAEGVGLAANQIGVDRRVFVYDCPDEVTRTRVRGVVVNPVLETSPRPEGMPDPDEDEEGCLSVPAEQFPTGRAEWAKVTGVDVDGAPVEVEGHGFLARCLQHEVDHLDGVIYVDRLVGRNARAAKKALRRAGWGRPGLSWDPATQQAEDV; encoded by the coding sequence GTGGCCGTCCGCGCGATCCGCATCATCGGTGATCCCGTCCTGCACACCCCCACGCGCCCCGTCGAGACGTTCGACGACGCGCTGAAGGCGCTGGTGGAGGACATGTTCGAGACGATGGAGGCGGCCGAGGGCGTGGGCCTGGCCGCCAACCAGATCGGCGTCGACCGGCGGGTGTTCGTCTACGACTGCCCGGACGAGGTCACCCGGACGCGCGTGCGCGGCGTCGTGGTGAACCCGGTGCTGGAGACCTCGCCCCGCCCCGAGGGCATGCCCGACCCCGACGAGGACGAGGAGGGCTGCCTCTCGGTGCCCGCCGAGCAGTTCCCGACGGGCCGCGCGGAGTGGGCGAAGGTCACCGGCGTCGACGTCGACGGGGCGCCGGTGGAGGTCGAGGGGCACGGGTTCCTGGCCCGGTGCCTGCAGCACGAGGTCGACCACCTCGACGGCGTGATCTACGTCGACCGCCTCGTCGGGCGCAACGCCCGCGCGGCGAAGAAGGCGCTGCGGCGCGCGGGCTGGGGCCGGCCCGGGCTGTCCTGGGACCCGGCGACGCAGCAGGCCGAGGACGTCTGA
- a CDS encoding S1C family serine protease, with protein MDELDSYSRTVSSVAAEITGRVAAVRIGRGSGSAVVVPGDGVLVTNAHVVGDARRGTAAFLDGTEVEVVVVGADPLSDLAVLRAARPGDLPPPVVLGDADDLVVGQLVVAVGNPLGLAGSVTAGVVSALGRALPTRSATAGRVVEDVIQTDAALNPGNSGGALADSRARVVGINTAVAGVGLGLAVPVNATSRRILAALLADGRVRRAYLGVVGTPAPVPAAVAERYGRRSGLRLAEVVGGSPAARAGLRAGDLVLDVGRRPVQDAQGVQRQLFDDAIGVPLPVTVLRNGAMVDVVAVPSEMHP; from the coding sequence GTGGACGAGCTCGACTCCTACTCCCGCACGGTCAGCTCCGTGGCCGCCGAGATCACCGGCCGGGTCGCGGCCGTGCGCATCGGCCGTGGCAGCGGCTCCGCCGTGGTCGTCCCCGGTGACGGCGTGCTCGTCACCAACGCGCACGTCGTCGGCGACGCGCGCCGGGGCACCGCCGCCTTCCTGGACGGCACCGAGGTCGAGGTGGTGGTGGTGGGCGCCGACCCGCTGTCCGACCTCGCGGTGCTGCGCGCCGCCCGGCCCGGCGACCTGCCCCCGCCCGTCGTCCTGGGTGACGCCGACGACCTCGTGGTCGGGCAGCTCGTGGTGGCCGTCGGCAACCCGCTGGGGCTGGCCGGGTCGGTCACGGCGGGCGTCGTCAGCGCGCTGGGCCGCGCCCTGCCCACGCGCAGCGCCACGGCCGGGCGCGTCGTCGAGGACGTCATCCAGACCGACGCCGCCCTCAACCCGGGCAACTCCGGCGGCGCGCTCGCCGACTCGCGCGCCCGGGTGGTCGGCATCAACACCGCGGTCGCGGGCGTCGGGCTCGGGCTGGCGGTGCCGGTCAACGCGACCAGCCGCCGGATCCTCGCCGCCCTGCTCGCCGACGGGCGGGTGCGCCGCGCCTACCTCGGCGTCGTCGGGACGCCGGCGCCGGTGCCGGCCGCCGTGGCCGAGCGCTACGGGCGGCGCAGCGGGCTGCGGCTGGCCGAGGTGGTCGGCGGCAGCCCGGCGGCGCGGGCCGGGCTGCGGGCGGGCGACCTCGTGCTCGACGTCGGGCGCCGCCCGGTGCAGGACGCGCAGGGCGTCCAGCGCCAGCTCTTCGACGACGCGATCGGGGTGCCGCTGCCGGTCACGGTGCTGCGCAACGGGGCGATGGTCGACGTGGTGGCGGTGCCGAGCGAGATGCACCCGTGA
- a CDS encoding response regulator, whose translation MIRVLLADDQEMVRTGFRLILSAEDGVEVVGEAGNGVDAVARARALRPDVVLMDIRMPQLDGLEATRLLTADPDPPRVVVVTTFDLDEYVYGALRAGACGFLLKDAGPRLLVEAVRAAAAGDALVSPSVTVRLLEHFTAPARPAPVDDGTLSPRELDVVRAVARGRTNAEIAAELFVSLSTVKTHLTNVQHKLDARNRTEIAVWAWEHGLVR comes from the coding sequence GTGATCCGCGTCCTGCTGGCCGACGACCAGGAGATGGTCCGCACCGGCTTCCGGCTGATCCTGTCCGCCGAGGACGGCGTCGAGGTCGTCGGCGAGGCCGGCAACGGGGTCGACGCCGTCGCGCGCGCCCGGGCCCTGCGCCCCGACGTCGTGCTGATGGACATCCGGATGCCCCAGCTCGACGGCCTGGAGGCCACCCGCCTGCTCACGGCCGACCCGGATCCGCCGCGGGTCGTCGTCGTCACGACGTTCGACCTCGACGAGTACGTCTACGGCGCGCTGCGCGCCGGCGCGTGCGGCTTCCTGCTCAAGGACGCCGGGCCGCGGCTGCTGGTGGAGGCCGTCCGGGCGGCCGCGGCGGGCGACGCGCTCGTCTCGCCGTCGGTGACGGTCCGGCTGCTGGAGCACTTCACGGCGCCGGCGCGGCCCGCCCCCGTCGACGACGGGACGCTCTCGCCGCGCGAGCTCGACGTCGTCCGCGCGGTGGCCCGGGGCCGCACCAACGCCGAGATCGCCGCGGAGCTGTTCGTGTCGCTGTCGACGGTCAAGACGCACCTGACGAACGTCCAGCACAAGCTCGACGCCCGGAACCGGACGGAGATCGCGGTGTGGGCGTGGGAGCACGGGTTGGTGCGCTGA
- a CDS encoding sensor histidine kinase, which produces MIRLLRRVRRHPGLTAEVLGYLFWLLVDAVYVVVGGSRVALAVGVVVPLVVLQRRRAGVDLVTAASVALGVSISVTAIVLVLGPPGSTDMSFAEQLAMAVLVVAVLRSAPLRPALVLTAVAAVAVVGSALLRTTDGASPAFAVLSALGWGGAVGIGLLLRDAETRRRASLEEVRSSERMALARDLHDVVAHHVTGIIVAAQAASVVARSSPDDVDRALDAIEHAGTDAMAAMRAMVGVLRGQDAGGARTPGAELGGVPSLVSRFDPGGGVVRFRGDPGIEHAVLPAGVAATGYRVVQEALTNVRRHAPGAAAVEVDVRLREEELLVSVRNDGVPLGGPAPGPRGFGLVGMAERVTALGGDLTAGPTGPGLWSVAARIPLVAGR; this is translated from the coding sequence GTGATCCGCCTGCTGCGCCGGGTCCGGCGGCACCCCGGACTCACCGCCGAGGTCCTCGGCTACCTGTTCTGGCTGCTCGTCGACGCCGTGTACGTCGTGGTGGGCGGGTCCCGGGTGGCGCTGGCCGTCGGGGTCGTCGTCCCGCTGGTCGTGCTGCAGCGCCGCCGCGCGGGCGTCGACCTCGTGACGGCCGCGTCGGTCGCGCTCGGCGTCTCGATCTCCGTGACGGCGATCGTGCTCGTGCTGGGCCCGCCGGGTTCCACCGACATGTCGTTCGCCGAGCAGCTCGCGATGGCGGTCCTCGTGGTCGCCGTGCTGCGCAGCGCCCCGCTGCGGCCCGCGCTGGTGCTCACCGCGGTCGCCGCGGTCGCCGTCGTGGGGTCGGCGCTGCTCCGCACGACCGACGGGGCGAGCCCGGCCTTCGCCGTGCTCTCGGCGCTGGGCTGGGGCGGGGCGGTCGGGATCGGGCTGCTGCTGCGCGACGCCGAGACCCGCCGCCGGGCGTCGCTGGAGGAGGTGCGCTCGAGCGAGCGGATGGCGCTGGCGCGCGACCTGCACGACGTCGTGGCCCACCACGTCACCGGGATCATCGTGGCCGCGCAGGCCGCCTCGGTCGTCGCCCGCAGCTCGCCCGACGACGTCGACCGCGCCCTCGACGCGATCGAGCACGCCGGCACGGACGCGATGGCGGCGATGCGCGCGATGGTCGGCGTGCTGCGCGGCCAGGACGCCGGGGGCGCGCGGACGCCCGGGGCGGAGCTGGGCGGCGTGCCGTCGCTGGTGTCGCGGTTCGACCCGGGCGGCGGGGTCGTGCGGTTCCGCGGCGATCCCGGCATCGAGCACGCCGTGCTGCCGGCCGGGGTCGCCGCCACCGGCTACCGCGTGGTGCAGGAGGCTCTGACCAACGTCCGCCGGCACGCGCCGGGGGCCGCGGCCGTGGAGGTCGACGTGCGGCTGCGGGAGGAGGAGCTGCTCGTGTCGGTGCGCAACGACGGGGTGCCGCTCGGCGGGCCGGCGCCAGGGCCGCGGGGCTTCGGGCTGGTGGGGATGGCCGAGCGCGTCACGGCACTGGGCGGCGACCTCACCGCGGGCCCGACCGGTCCCGGCCTGTGGTCGGTCGCGGCGCGCATCCCGCTGGTGGCGGGCCGGTGA
- a CDS encoding ABC transporter ATP-binding protein gives MSVVLRGARLTHRFGATTVLDEVDVVVHRGESVAVTGPSGSGKSTLLHCLAGVLAPTAGEVWLGPDRIDGWSESRRTALRGARLGFVFQFGQLLPELPAVENVALPLLLGGVRRAEAVARAAAWFAPLGLDGLQERRPGQLSGGQEQRVAIARALVTSPEVVFADEPTGALDTATGEQTMGLLRDLVRRTGAALVVVTHDAEVAGRCDRTVVLRDGRVVAPTPLQEGHLVDGSWREGGLAAGPAGPR, from the coding sequence GTGAGCGTCGTCCTGCGCGGGGCGCGCCTCACCCACCGCTTCGGCGCGACGACGGTGCTCGACGAGGTCGACGTCGTGGTGCACCGCGGCGAGTCGGTGGCCGTGACCGGGCCGTCGGGCTCCGGGAAGTCGACGCTGCTGCACTGCCTGGCCGGCGTCCTGGCGCCGACGGCGGGCGAGGTGTGGCTCGGCCCGGACCGGATCGACGGGTGGTCGGAGTCGCGGCGCACCGCGCTGCGGGGGGCGCGGCTCGGGTTCGTCTTCCAGTTCGGGCAGCTGCTGCCCGAACTGCCCGCCGTCGAGAACGTGGCGCTGCCGCTGCTGCTGGGCGGGGTGCGGCGCGCCGAGGCGGTGGCGCGCGCGGCGGCCTGGTTCGCCCCGCTCGGCCTCGACGGCCTGCAGGAGCGCCGGCCCGGGCAGCTCTCGGGCGGGCAGGAGCAGCGGGTCGCGATCGCGCGGGCGCTCGTCACGTCGCCGGAGGTGGTGTTCGCCGACGAGCCCACCGGTGCGCTCGACACGGCCACCGGCGAGCAGACGATGGGCCTGCTGCGGGACCTGGTGCGCCGGACCGGGGCCGCGCTGGTGGTGGTGACGCACGACGCGGAGGTCGCGGGGCGGTGCGACCGGACGGTGGTGCTGCGCGACGGGCGCGTGGTGGCGCCGACCCCGTTGCAGGAAGGCCACCTCGTGGACGGTTCGTGGCGTGAAGGTGGCCTTGCTGCAGGCCCGGCGGGCCCCCGGTGA
- a CDS encoding FtsX-like permease family protein: MIAVARLSLRLLRLGGRRAALAAGLVGAGVAVGTVLLSLALGGIHGWDAREERTGWRADLGQRGGGPPGEPVALAASRTEHAAGRSLQVVDLAVTAPGTPPPPGLPRVPGPGEVWTSPALAALLRELPPDALADRFPAAPTGLVTDAGLAGPDELVAVVGAAADDPALADADALPGFAPTAGFGTIEVHRQLTYVAAALLVFPVASLLGASARLTAARRTERLALLRLLGASTRQVTVAAVTEVTAVATVAAVLGVVLYAAASPAVARIELGGGAWFTGDVLPSPSTLLLVVAGVALLATGAAVGGMRQVVVGPLGVVRRQRAGGARLLRLAGAAAGLVAFAVVNLLRDAGPANVTGIVFGVGVLIMFGTVALLGPLVVRLLGNGMVRTARSAPALLAGRRLLDDPKAAFRPLAGLVLAVFVAGFLAPLTSALSEGGGDDTALRVPSASAAAVADRLTAAGLVAAVEPDGDDVLVTPADDRDRVRTALAPLVPGEAVATAREASATEAVFVGDLRRGTLVVLAGTFLLAATATGTAAAARILDQRRALRLLRLAGTPLGVLDAARRAATVRPLLVLGGIGLAAGLLCASPFAAAVDALAPSGLLLLGGVVVVGVLLVVAASAASRPLLRSVTTGAARED; this comes from the coding sequence GTGATCGCCGTCGCGCGCCTGTCCCTGCGGCTGCTGCGCCTGGGCGGTCGCCGGGCCGCGCTCGCCGCCGGGCTCGTCGGGGCGGGGGTGGCCGTCGGCACCGTGCTGCTCTCCCTCGCGCTCGGCGGCATCCACGGCTGGGACGCCCGCGAGGAGCGCACCGGGTGGCGGGCCGACCTGGGTCAGCGCGGGGGCGGCCCGCCCGGCGAGCCGGTGGCGCTGGCCGCGAGCCGGACCGAGCACGCGGCGGGCCGGTCGCTGCAGGTCGTCGACCTCGCCGTCACCGCTCCCGGGACACCGCCGCCGCCGGGCCTGCCGCGGGTGCCCGGCCCCGGGGAGGTCTGGACGTCCCCGGCGCTCGCCGCGCTGCTGCGCGAGCTCCCGCCCGACGCGCTGGCCGACCGCTTCCCCGCCGCGCCCACCGGGCTCGTCACCGACGCCGGGCTCGCGGGCCCCGACGAGCTGGTCGCGGTCGTCGGCGCGGCGGCGGACGACCCCGCCCTGGCCGACGCCGACGCGCTGCCGGGGTTCGCCCCGACCGCCGGCTTCGGCACGATCGAGGTGCACCGCCAGCTCACCTACGTCGCGGCCGCACTGCTGGTGTTCCCCGTGGCGAGCCTGCTCGGCGCCTCGGCCCGGCTCACCGCGGCCCGGCGCACCGAGCGGCTCGCGCTGCTGCGGCTGCTCGGGGCGTCGACGCGGCAGGTGACGGTCGCGGCCGTCACCGAGGTCACGGCCGTCGCGACGGTCGCCGCCGTGCTCGGGGTCGTCCTCTACGCCGCAGCGTCGCCCGCGGTCGCGCGGATCGAGCTCGGCGGCGGGGCCTGGTTCACCGGCGACGTGCTGCCGTCCCCGTCGACGCTGCTCCTCGTGGTCGCCGGGGTGGCGCTGCTGGCGACCGGTGCGGCCGTCGGCGGGATGCGGCAGGTCGTCGTCGGGCCGCTCGGGGTGGTGCGGCGCCAGCGGGCGGGCGGGGCGCGCCTGCTGCGGCTCGCCGGGGCGGCGGCCGGGCTCGTCGCGTTCGCGGTCGTCAACCTCCTGCGCGACGCCGGGCCCGCGAACGTCACCGGCATCGTGTTCGGCGTCGGCGTGCTGATCATGTTCGGGACGGTGGCGCTGCTCGGGCCGCTCGTGGTGCGGCTGCTCGGGAACGGGATGGTCCGCACCGCCCGGTCCGCGCCCGCGCTGCTGGCCGGCCGCCGACTGCTCGACGACCCGAAGGCCGCGTTCCGCCCCCTCGCGGGGCTGGTCCTCGCGGTCTTCGTCGCCGGCTTCCTGGCCCCGCTGACCTCCGCGCTGTCCGAGGGCGGGGGCGATGACACCGCGCTGCGGGTGCCGTCGGCGTCCGCAGCGGCCGTCGCTGACCGGCTCACGGCCGCCGGGCTCGTCGCGGCGGTGGAGCCCGACGGCGACGACGTGCTCGTCACGCCCGCGGACGACCGCGACCGCGTCCGCACCGCGCTGGCCCCGCTCGTGCCGGGGGAGGCGGTCGCGACGGCGCGGGAGGCGTCGGCGACGGAGGCGGTGTTCGTCGGCGACCTGCGTCGCGGCACGCTCGTGGTGCTCGCCGGCACCTTCCTGCTCGCGGCGACGGCCACCGGCACCGCGGCGGCCGCCCGGATCCTCGACCAGCGCCGCGCCCTGCGCCTGCTGCGCCTGGCGGGCACGCCGCTCGGGGTCCTCGACGCGGCCCGCCGGGCGGCGACCGTGCGCCCGCTGCTCGTGCTCGGCGGGATCGGGCTGGCCGCCGGGCTGCTGTGCGCGTCTCCGTTCGCGGCGGCCGTCGACGCGCTCGCCCCGAGCGGGCTGCTGCTGCTCGGGGGCGTGGTCGTGGTGGGGGTGCTGCTGGTGGTGGCCGCGTCGGCGGCGAGCCGGCCGCTGCTGCGGTCGGTGACGACGGGGGCGGCGCGGGAGGACTGA
- a CDS encoding nitroreductase family deazaflavin-dependent oxidoreductase, whose product MPLEGEYELSPEGWVRDQTEKILETGTTESVDIKGRPVILLTTRGAKSGKLRKVPLMRVEHDGQYAIVASLGGAPKHPVWYFNVQAEPHVELQDGTVTKDYDAREVTGEEKAVWWERGVATYPDYADYQEKTDREIPVFVLTERS is encoded by the coding sequence ATGCCGCTTGAAGGAGAGTACGAGCTCAGCCCCGAGGGCTGGGTCCGCGACCAGACCGAGAAGATCCTCGAGACCGGGACGACGGAGAGCGTCGACATCAAGGGCCGTCCGGTGATCCTCCTGACGACCCGGGGCGCGAAGTCGGGCAAGCTCCGCAAGGTCCCCCTGATGCGCGTGGAGCACGACGGGCAGTACGCGATCGTCGCCTCGCTCGGCGGCGCCCCCAAGCACCCCGTCTGGTACTTCAACGTGCAGGCCGAGCCGCACGTCGAACTGCAGGACGGCACGGTGACCAAGGACTACGACGCCCGCGAGGTCACCGGCGAGGAGAAGGCCGTCTGGTGGGAGCGGGGCGTCGCGACCTACCCCGACTACGCCGACTACCAGGAGAAGACCGACCGGGAGATCCCGGTCTTCGTGCTGACCGAGCGCAGCTGA
- the thiD gene encoding bifunctional hydroxymethylpyrimidine kinase/phosphomethylpyrimidine kinase: MEPTAGVTPPRVLTIAGTDSGGGAGVAADLRAMAACGVHGCVAVTAVTVQNTLGVTGVHVLPPETVAAQIESVALDIGLGAAKTGMLAGRATIEAVAAACDRVGIGAGGTTPFVVDPVAASMHGDPLLADDALDAFRSLLFPRATLVTPNLDEVRLLVGVDVHDRAGQYEAAKVLHALGPRFVLVKGGHLVSDADRCVDLLYDGSTFTELPGPRFDTGDTHGGGDNMASAVACGLARGLGVPEAVALAKRYIVEAVRHSYPLGAGHGPVSPLWAVRPWWAE, translated from the coding sequence ATGGAGCCCACCGCGGGCGTCACCCCGCCCCGCGTGCTGACGATCGCCGGCACCGACTCCGGAGGCGGGGCCGGCGTCGCCGCCGACCTCCGTGCGATGGCGGCGTGCGGCGTCCACGGGTGCGTGGCCGTCACCGCGGTCACCGTCCAGAACACGCTCGGCGTGACCGGGGTGCACGTGCTGCCGCCGGAGACCGTGGCCGCGCAGATCGAGTCGGTCGCCCTCGACATCGGCCTGGGGGCGGCGAAGACCGGGATGCTGGCCGGGCGGGCGACGATCGAGGCCGTCGCCGCGGCGTGCGACCGGGTCGGCATCGGCGCCGGCGGGACGACGCCGTTCGTCGTCGACCCGGTGGCGGCGTCGATGCACGGCGACCCCCTCCTCGCCGACGACGCCCTCGACGCCTTCCGCTCGCTGCTCTTCCCCCGTGCGACGCTCGTCACTCCGAACCTCGACGAGGTCCGCCTGCTCGTCGGCGTCGACGTGCACGACCGCGCCGGGCAGTACGAGGCCGCGAAGGTCCTGCACGCGCTCGGGCCGCGGTTCGTCCTCGTCAAGGGCGGCCACCTCGTGTCGGACGCCGACCGCTGCGTCGACCTCCTCTACGACGGAAGCACGTTCACCGAGCTGCCCGGACCGCGCTTCGACACGGGCGACACCCACGGCGGCGGCGACAACATGGCGTCGGCGGTGGCGTGCGGGCTGGCGCGCGGGCTGGGGGTGCCCGAGGCGGTGGCGCTGGCCAAGCGCTACATCGTCGAGGCGGTCCGCCACTCCTACCCCCTGGGCGCCGGTCACGGCCCGGTGTCGCCGCTGTGGGCCGTCCGGCCGTGGTGGGCGGAGTAG
- a CDS encoding xanthine dehydrogenase family protein molybdopterin-binding subunit → MSIMGTRVVRREDPLFLSRGATYTDDLTDERLTGALHLTLVRSPLAHARITSIDVEEARSAPGVVAVVTGAEIDLAPALLFPGANKGMVRSWLPTDKVRFVGEPVVAVLTEEAYQGQDAADLVEIDYDPLPAVVDLKASASDEVLLFEEVGTNTSNGFGLKDEFDEHLFDDCEVVVTREIVNQRLAAASLETRAASAVWGEDGRLTLWCSTQNAQASRDEVAGWLGVDAAQVHVITPDVGGGFGAKIGADPEFALVSWLAKHTGRAVRWNETRSENMTGMVQGRAQLQTVTIGGSRDGRVTAYRLDVLADAGAYPRLGAVLPMFTRMMAPGVYDIEKVESRARVLVTTTTSTAAYRGAGRPEATAAIERAMDMFAAEIGMDPAEVRRRNLLKAEQFPLVTKGGAPYDSGEYEKALDAVLEASGYADLRAEQKRRRDNGEVVQLGIGVSVFVEITGGGAFSEDASVEVHADGSVTVLTGTSPHGQGHATAWAMLASEHLGIGIDRITVKHGDTDLIPRGAGTMGSRSLQTGGIAVYQAAGELVELAKQRAADLLEANVDDLEVADGSVNVRGTDKGVTLAALAEKERLQVDSNFDSGAPTFPFGAHVAVVEVDVESGKAVVDRIITVDDAGPVLNPLLCEGQRHGGIAQGISQALLEEVVYDADGNPLTATFADYAFPSAAELPSFTLLEMATPTHVNPLGVKGIGEAGTIGATPAVQSAVVDAVSHLGVRHIDMPTSPLRVWEAINAAAASPGESRTDTAGEGTK, encoded by the coding sequence ATGAGCATCATGGGCACGCGTGTGGTCCGACGAGAGGACCCCCTGTTCCTCTCGCGGGGTGCCACGTACACCGACGACCTGACCGACGAGAGGCTCACCGGTGCCCTGCACCTGACCCTCGTGCGGTCCCCCCTCGCACACGCCCGGATCACCTCGATCGACGTCGAGGAGGCCCGTTCGGCCCCCGGCGTCGTGGCCGTGGTGACCGGTGCGGAGATCGACCTCGCCCCGGCGCTGCTGTTCCCGGGCGCGAACAAGGGCATGGTCCGGTCCTGGCTGCCGACCGACAAGGTCCGCTTCGTCGGGGAGCCGGTCGTCGCCGTGCTCACCGAGGAGGCCTACCAGGGCCAGGACGCCGCCGACCTCGTCGAGATCGACTACGACCCGCTCCCGGCCGTCGTCGACCTCAAGGCCTCGGCGTCGGACGAGGTCCTGCTGTTCGAGGAGGTCGGCACCAACACCTCCAACGGCTTCGGGCTGAAGGACGAGTTCGACGAGCACCTGTTCGACGACTGCGAGGTCGTCGTCACCCGCGAGATCGTCAACCAGCGCCTGGCCGCGGCCTCGCTGGAGACGCGCGCCGCCAGCGCCGTGTGGGGCGAGGACGGGCGCCTGACGCTGTGGTGCTCGACCCAGAACGCGCAGGCCTCCCGCGACGAGGTCGCCGGCTGGCTCGGCGTCGACGCCGCCCAGGTGCACGTGATCACCCCCGACGTGGGCGGCGGCTTCGGCGCGAAGATCGGCGCCGACCCCGAGTTCGCGCTCGTGTCGTGGCTCGCGAAGCACACCGGCCGCGCCGTGCGCTGGAACGAGACCCGCTCCGAGAACATGACCGGGATGGTGCAGGGCCGCGCGCAGCTGCAGACCGTCACCATCGGCGGCTCGCGCGACGGCCGGGTCACCGCCTACCGCCTCGACGTGCTCGCCGACGCCGGCGCCTACCCGCGCCTGGGCGCGGTGCTGCCGATGTTCACGCGGATGATGGCGCCGGGCGTCTACGACATCGAGAAGGTCGAGTCGCGGGCCCGGGTGCTCGTCACCACCACCACCTCGACCGCGGCCTACCGCGGCGCCGGGCGGCCCGAGGCCACCGCGGCGATCGAGCGGGCGATGGACATGTTCGCCGCCGAGATCGGCATGGACCCGGCCGAGGTGCGGCGGCGCAACCTGCTCAAGGCCGAGCAGTTCCCGCTCGTCACCAAGGGCGGGGCGCCCTACGACAGCGGCGAGTACGAGAAGGCGCTCGACGCGGTCCTCGAGGCCTCCGGCTACGCCGACCTGCGCGCCGAGCAGAAGCGCCGCCGCGACAACGGCGAGGTCGTGCAGCTCGGCATCGGCGTCTCGGTGTTCGTCGAGATCACCGGCGGCGGCGCCTTCAGCGAGGACGCCAGCGTCGAGGTCCACGCCGACGGCTCCGTGACCGTCCTCACCGGCACCTCCCCGCACGGCCAGGGCCACGCCACGGCGTGGGCGATGCTCGCGAGCGAGCACCTCGGCATCGGGATCGACAGGATCACCGTCAAGCACGGCGACACCGACCTGATCCCGCGCGGCGCGGGCACCATGGGCTCCCGCAGCCTGCAGACCGGCGGCATCGCGGTTTACCAGGCCGCGGGCGAGCTCGTGGAGCTGGCCAAGCAGCGCGCGGCCGACCTGCTCGAGGCGAACGTCGACGACCTCGAGGTCGCCGACGGCTCGGTGAACGTCCGCGGCACCGACAAGGGCGTCACGCTCGCGGCGCTGGCGGAGAAGGAGCGCCTGCAGGTCGACTCGAACTTCGACAGCGGGGCGCCCACGTTCCCGTTCGGCGCGCACGTCGCCGTCGTCGAGGTCGACGTCGAGTCCGGCAAGGCGGTGGTCGACCGGATCATCACCGTCGACGACGCCGGCCCCGTCCTCAACCCGCTGCTGTGCGAGGGCCAGCGCCACGGCGGCATCGCGCAGGGCATCTCGCAGGCCCTGCTCGAGGAGGTCGTCTACGACGCCGACGGCAACCCGCTGACGGCGACGTTCGCCGACTACGCGTTCCCGTCGGCGGCCGAGCTCCCCAGCTTCACGCTGCTGGAGATGGCCACGCCGACCCACGTCAACCCGCTGGGCGTCAAGGGGATCGGCGAGGCGGGCACCATCGGCGCCACGCCCGCCGTGCAGAGCGCGGTGGTCGACGCCGTCTCGCACCTGGGCGTCCGCCACATCGACATGCCGACCAGCCCCCTGCGGGTCTGGGAAGCCATCAACGCCGCCGCGGCGAGCCCCGGCGAGTCGCGCACGGACACTGCCGGGGAGGGCACGAAGTGA